The following proteins come from a genomic window of Iamia sp. SCSIO 61187:
- a CDS encoding helix-turn-helix transcriptional regulator yields MTGRRAAAPTLDDLVLLRRVRDRMDREHAQPLDVEALARGVHMSAGHLSRQFRLAYGESPYSYLMTRRIERPMTLLRRGDMSVTDVCFAVGCQSLGTFSTRFTELVGVPPSVYRREAGTATEGIPPCVARRVTRPVRNREARVAAPRAS; encoded by the coding sequence GTGACCGGCAGGCGGGCTGCGGCCCCGACCCTGGACGACCTCGTCCTCCTGCGGCGCGTCCGGGACCGCATGGACCGCGAGCACGCCCAGCCGCTCGACGTCGAGGCCCTGGCCCGCGGCGTCCACATGTCGGCCGGCCACCTCAGCCGGCAGTTCCGGCTGGCCTACGGCGAGTCGCCGTACTCGTACCTGATGACCCGGCGCATCGAGCGGCCCATGACCCTGCTGCGGCGGGGCGACATGAGCGTCACCGACGTCTGCTTCGCCGTGGGGTGCCAGTCGCTGGGCACCTTCAGCACCCGCTTCACCGAGCTGGTCGGCGTGCCGCCCAGCGTCTACCGGCGGGAGGCGGGCACGGCCACGGAGGGGATCCCGCCCTGCGTCGCCCGGCGGGTCACCCGACCGGTCAGGAATCGAGAAGCACGCGTCGCCGCCCCTCGCGCATCCTGA
- a CDS encoding VOC family protein — translation MDITIHTTFLPHTDPEASLAFYRDLLGFEVRKDVGYEDMRWITIGPPGQTDTNVVLTPPAADPGITDDERRTIAEMMAKGTYASIMLGTPDLDGTFEKIQAGDVEIVQEPTEQDWGARDCAVRDPAGNMVRIQEVR, via the coding sequence ATGGACATCACCATCCACACCACGTTCCTGCCCCACACCGACCCGGAGGCCTCGCTGGCCTTCTACCGCGACCTGCTCGGCTTCGAGGTCCGCAAGGACGTCGGGTACGAGGACATGCGGTGGATCACGATCGGCCCTCCCGGCCAGACCGACACCAACGTCGTGCTGACGCCGCCGGCGGCGGACCCGGGCATCACCGACGACGAGCGCCGCACCATCGCCGAGATGATGGCCAAGGGCACCTACGCCAGCATCATGCTCGGGACCCCGGACCTCGACGGCACCTTCGAGAAGATCCAGGCCGGCGACGTCGAGATCGTGCAGGAGCCGACCGAGCAGGACTGGGGGGCCCGGGACTGCGCCGTCCGCGACCCCGCCGGCAACATGGTGCGCATCCAGGAGGTCCGATGA